The Polaribacter sp. MED152 region AACCACCATAAGATTTCCTGGGTAATCTAATAGAAAATTTTCTAAAACATTTAGCGTAACTACATCTAAATCATTAGTAGGTTCATCCAATATTAAAAAATTAGGATTTTGTATTAAAACAGCACATAAATACAAACGTTTTTGCTCACCTCCAGAAAGTTTTTCTACAAAGTCGTACTGTTTTTTCTTATCAAATAAGAAACGTTCTAATAATTGAGAAGCAGATATTTTTCTTCCTTTTGTTAACGGTATAAACTCACCAAACTCTTTTATAACTTCAATAACTTTTTGGCCTTCTTTAATGTTAATTCCAGATTGTGTGTAATAACCAAACTTTACAGTTTCACCAACTACCACTTTACCACCATCAACAGGGTTTTTCTGGGTAATTATATTTAAAAAAGAAGATTTTCCTGTCCCGTTTTTACCAATAATTCCAATTCGTTCTCCACGTTTAAAAACATAATCAAAACCATCTAGAATTACCTTATCTCCATAAGACTTTTTTAATTTATGAAGTTCAAGAATTTTACTTCCTAAACGTTCCATATTAATCTCTAATTGAACTTTATGATCTTTTCTACGTTGATGTGCTTTTTCTTTTATTTGATAAAAATCATCAATTCTAGACTTCGATTTTGTGGTTCTAGCTTTTGGCTGTTTACGCATCCAATCTAGCTCTTTTTTAAAGAGGTTTTTAGCCTTTTCTGTAGTAACCTTTTCAAGCTGAATGCGTTCTTCCTTCTTTTCTAAATAGTAAGAGTAGTTTCCTTTATACTTGTATATTTTACCATGGTCTAATTCTAAAATTTCATCACAAACACGTTCAAGAAAATACCTGTCATGTGTAACCATGAATAGTGTAATTTTTTCTTTCGCGAAAAAATCTTCTAACCACTCAATCATTTCTAAATCTAAGTGGTTTGTTGGCTCATCTAAAATTAATAAATCTGGTTTGCTTATTAAAACAATAGCTAAAGATAGGCGTTTTCTTTGTCCACCTGAAAGAGAAGAAATCTTCTGACTTAAATCTTCAAGTTTAAGTTTAGATAATATTTGTGTGTACTGCGTTTCAAAATCCCAAGCATTGAATTGATCCATTAAATCAAAAGCAGCTTGATAAGCTTCTGCATCATCAGGGTTTTTTAAAGCGCTTTCATATTGTTTTATTACAGAAAGTATTTTATTGTCTGTATCAAATATGGTTTCTTCAATAGTTAAATCAGGATTTAAATCGTCATTCTGAGCAAGGTAAGCAATAGAAATACCTTTTCTACTAACAATTTGCCCTGTATCAGAACTGTCTAAACCAGCTATAATATTTAAGATTGATGTTTTACCTGTTCCGTTTTTGGCAACAAATGCTATTTTTTGATCTTTATTAATACCAAATGAAATGTCTTGAAACAAAACACGCTCACCATAAGATTTAGATATATTTTCAACAGAAAGATAATTCACAAATACAAAATTTAGTTTGTACAAAGAAACAAAAAACCCAAGAGTTAACTTGGGTTTTTTACATCATTTGCAAACGAAATCTTTGTGGGGGAATTGGGGGATTTTTTGGGGGATTAATTTCTTGATGTAAAATTACTTCAAATAAGAGTGCTTGTCAATCCCTATAAATAGTGAAATTTTTTAATCCCCATAAATAGGGAGACCTCTCCCTATTTATGGGGAGAAAATATATTTTTTAGCCTTTAAACAATTTTACATTTCTACTATTTAATACTATCTTGCAACTATATATAGATAAAGAATATTTTATGAAGATTATAGTGCCAATGGCAGGTATAGGTTCTCGTTTAAGACCTCATACATTAACAGTTCCAAAACCGCTTACAGTAATTGCTGGTAAGCCAATTGTACAACGTTTAGTAGAAGACATTGCTTCTGTAATAGATGAAGAGATAGATGAAATAGCTTTTGTAATTGGTAGTAGAGCAAAAGGTTTTCCTGCAGATACAGAAGAAAAATTATTAAAAATAGCTGAGGAATTGGGTGCAAAAGGTTCAGTTTATATTCAAGATGTTGCCTTAGGTACTGCTCATGCAATTTACTGTGCAAAAGAATCTTTAAGTGGGCCATGTGTTGTTGCTTACGCAGACACACTATTTAAAGCAGATTTTACATTAGATGTAAATGCAGATGGTGCAATTTGGGTAAGTAAAGTAGATAACCCAAGTGCTTTTGGAGTGGTAAAATTAGAAGATGGTATTATTACTGATTTTATAGAAAAACCAAAAGACTTTGTTTCAGATTTAGCAATTATTGGTATTTATTACTTTAAAAGTGGAGAAAAACTTCTTGAAGAAATTCAATATTTAATTGATAATGATTTAAAAGAAAATGATGAGTATCAATTAACCAATGTCTTAGAATCTTTAAAACAACAGGGAGCTAAATTTATACCAGGAACAGTAAGTACTTGGATGGATTGTGGTAAAAAAGATCCTACAGTAGATACTAATAAACAAACTTTACATTTCGAACACGAAGCTGGTAATAACTTAGTTGCTGATGATGTAGTGCTAGAAAATTCAGAGATAATTCAACCTTGTTTTGTGGGTAAAAACGTTGTGCTTAAAAATTCAAAAATTGGGCCTTATGTTTCAATAGGTGAAAATAGTGTTGTTGAAAATTCAACAATCAATAATTCATTAATTCAAACAAATGTATCGATTTCAAACGCAACATTAGATAATGCAATGATTGGAAATCATGCAAAATATAATGGTGAATATACCTCTGTAAGTATTGGCGATTATACAGAATTAACGTAGATGACAAACATCGAAAATACAAAAACACATAGGCAAGAGAGGCAATTTAATTATTTTAAATTGGCTCTTTTGTCTTTAGCTTTTTGTCTACTTTCGATGACTAGTTTTGGGCAAGACAGTATTCCAGAAAAAGAAGATTTAACTGAAGAAGCAGAGTTAATATTTCAAGCCTTCTTTTTTAAAGCATTATCAGATAAATCAATTGGTAATCATCAAAAAGCAATAGAAAATTTAGAGAGTTGTAATCAGCTTTTAGCGAGTAATACAGCAGTGTATTTTGAGTTTTCTAAAAACTATTTAGCACTTAACAATGTTAATTTGGCCAAAGAATACATTACTAGAGCATTAGAGCAAGAGCCCAATAATGTTTGGATGTTAAAGCATTTGGTAAAAGTATATCAGAAAGAAAATAACTTGAATGATGCAATTCTTACGCAAAAAAAACTGGTAGCTATAAATCCAAAAGAAAGGCCTTTTTTAGTTAGACTTTATCTTTATAACAGAGCTTATGATAAAGCCATTTTATTAATGGAATTGTTAGAAAACGAGAATGCATTAACTGCTGATTTAAAGAGAATAAAACAACGTTTAAACACCAGAAAAGTTCCCGAACAAAAAGCAGTAAAATTAAACGATATTTCTGTTTTAGAAAAAAAATTCCAGCAAGATAAATCTTACGAAACCTTAAAACAGATTTTAAAAATTTCTGAATCTAATACCATCAACCTGTTAAAGTATAGTGAAGAAGGTATAAGTTTGTTTCCTGCACAACCTTTGGTTTATTTAATGAAGGCAAGAGCCTTAAATAATCAGAAAATGTATAAAAAAGCGTTATCTACTTTAAATAATGGTATCGATTTTGTAATAGAAGAAGAAATGGAGGTAGATTTTTATATAGAAATGGCGAATTCATATAAAGGTTTAGGTAACAAAAATGAAGAAAACAAGTATTTGCAAAAGGCGAAACAATTAAAAAGTTAACATGAAGTTTTTTAAATATTTAGTACTTTTTACCATAGTATTTACATCATGTAAATCCAACAAAAATATGATTGATGCAACAGCTGTAGCTAAAAATTTTTCTGCTAAGAAAGTAGCAAGAAAACATATGGCTGCTAATTTTGATAAGCAAACCATAGATGCAAAACTTAAAGTAAATTTTGATAATGGTAAAACAAATCAGAATTTAACTGTAAGTATGAAGATGAAAAAAGATGAAGTAATTTGGTTAAGAGGTACTAAGTTTATAACAGTTTTTAAAGCAGAAATTACACCTACTAAAGTGCGTTATTATTCATCAGTTTTTAAACATTCATTTGAGGGCGATTTTTCTATGCTTAAAGAATTGCTTGGAGTAGAGATTAATTTTGAACAATTACAGAATTTATTTTTAGGGCAAGCCTTGCAAGATGTTACTGCTGAAAAACAAGATGTAAATGTTCTAAACAATAGATATGTTTTAAACCCAGAGCAACAAGCTTTGCTATATAATATTTTTTATACTATAAATCCTGCACATTTCAAGTTAGATAATCAAAGTATTGTAAATGATGAAAAAGGTTTACGTTTAGATATTAAATACCCAAACTATAACTTAATAAATTCGGTAGTTTTTCCTACTGCTATTGAAATTAAAGCTAAAGACAAAAAAAGAATAACTGTAATTAATTTAGAATATAAAACTGTTGAATTTGATACTGACGTTAATATGTCTTTTAATATGCCTGCAGGTTATAAGCAATTAACTTTTTAATGAGGTTTATTAGAATTTACATATTATTTTTCATTGTACTTTTTGCAAGTAGTACTCTCTTTTCTCAAACCAGAAAAGAGTTAGAAAACCAACGTAAAAAATACAAGTCTGAAATTAAACAACTAAATAATTTACTCTTTAAAGAAGTTAAAAAAGAGCGCAATGTTTTAGAAGAATTAAAAGATATTCAGCAAAAAATAGAAGTTAGAAATAAGCTAATAAATACCATCAATTTAGAAGCAAAACTATTGAGTAATGAAATTCGTGAAAACGAAAAACAGATTGCAAAACTCAATAAAAATTTAGCCGATCTTAAAAAAGATTATGGCAATATGATTTACAAATCTTATAAAAGTAAATCACAGCAGAGTAGGGCCATGTTTTTGTTGTCTTCAGAAAATTTTTATCAGGCATATAAAAGGTTAGAGTATATGAAACAATATACATCCTTCAGAAAAAAACAAGGAGAAGAAATCGTTAGTCAGACTGTTTTTATTGGTAAAATGAATGATTCTTTGTTGAATCAAAAACAAATAAAAGATACGCTAATTTTATCTGAAATTAATCAGAAAAAAGCCATAGAATCCGATAAAAATAAGCAAGAAAACTTATTGTCTTTAATTAAAAAGAAAGAGAATAAATATAAAAAGGATTTAAAGAAAACCATTCAAGAAGAGAAAAGAGTTGCTGCTAAGATTGATAAAATTATCAAAGAGGAAATAGAAAGGGCTAATAGATTAGCACTTGCTAAGCTTAAAAATAAACCAAAAACGGTAAAGAAAAATGAGTTTATTTTAAGTCCAGAAGCAAAAGCATTGGCAGCAAGGTTCGATTTAAATAAAGGTAAATTGCCTTGGCCAGTTTCTGAAGGTATTATTGTTAGAAGGTTTGGTGTGCAGCCACATCCAATTTTTCCTGGAATTACGATTAATAGTACAGGTGTGCATTTTGTAACTTCAGAAGGTGGTGAAGCAAAATCAATTTTTGATGGTGAAGTATTTAATGTTCTAATTGGTTCTGGAGGTAAAAAGAACGTTTTAGTTAGGCATGGTAATTACATCACATCTTATAACAACCTTGAAAACTCTTATGTTAAAAAGGGAGATAAAGTAAAAGTAGGGCAGAGCTTAGGTAAAATTTTTACTGATAAAATTAATGGCAAAACTACTTTAGTTTTTGTATTACTTAAAAACACTGTAAAGCTTAATCCTGCTTCTTGGATGCTAAAAAGATAAAATTATCTTAAAATATTTTCTGTGTTAATTTCTATACGAATTGCGTTAAAAAATATCGAGTTCTATTTATAATTTTGGGTAGTTGGTTAATAGTAATCAGCAGAATTAAAAACTATAAAAAAGAACAAAATGGAAAATTTAAACAAAAAACGTGTAGCAATTTTAGCTACAAACGGATTTGAAGAAAGTGAGTTAAGAGAACCTAAAAAAGCTTTATTAGAAGCTGGTGCAGATGTAGATATTGTTTCTTTGGAATCAGGTGAAATTAAATCTTGGAATGATGGTGATTGGTCTGAATCTTATAAAGTAGATAAAACTTTAAACGAAGTTTCTCAAGAAGATTATAATGCCTTGGTTTTACCTGGTGGAGTTATAAATCCTGATGTATTAAGAAGAGAAGAAAGTGCCATTGATTTTATTAGATCTTTTTTTAAAAATCATAAACCTGTTGCAGCAATTTGCCATGCACCATGGTTATTGGCAGAAACAGGAGTTTTAGAAGGTAGAGAAGTAACTTCTTTTAGCTCAATTAAAACAGATATTATAAATGCAGGCGCAATTTGGTCTGATAAAGAAGTGGTTGTAGATGCTGGGTTAGTAACTAGTAGAAACCCTGATGATTTACCAGCATTCAATGCTAAAATTGTAGAAGAAATTTACGAAGGTAAACATGAAGAACAAACTGTATAATAGATAATAGTATACATAAAAAAAGGTGCAATTTTTAGTTGCACCTTTTTTTATTTATGAGGTTTAAACCGAATGTTTTTCTGTAAAATTACGGTGTTTGGTAAGGTAATTAAATCTCCATTTTCTACAGTTAACGTTATAAAAAAGGCGCCAATGTCATTTATAATACCAGTTATATTATTGTCTTTTTCAAGTATGGTAATTGTATCACCTATTTTAACAGGATAATTAATATATAAAATTAAACCTGCTGTAATATTTGATAAAATAGACCATTGAGCGAAAAAAGCAATACCTAAAATGGTTAAGAAAGATGATACATAAACCATCAATTGCTTTTCATCTACACCCCAAATAAAAGCTATTAGAACTATTACTGCAGCATAAACTAAGAAAGTTATAATTCGGTTTACAATTAAAACTCTGGTTTTTTGAAACCCGAATTTAACTCGAATTTTTTTCAAAGAATTCGTAATCATTATTCTAATTATAGAACCTACAACAATAATTATTAGCGATTCAATAATTTTAAAATGATTTAAATATTCTAACATAATTTAAGACTTAAAGAGTGCTTTTAACTCAGTAGCTTCATCTGGTTTCATTTTACCTGCTAAAACTAAACTTAGTTGTTTTCTTCTAAGAGCGCCATCAAAACGAATTTTTTCTAATTCAGTCTCTGGTACTATTTGTGGTATTTGCACAGGCTTACCAGTTTCATCTACAGCTACAAAAGTATAAATACCTTCGTTAACCTTTGTACGCATACCAGATTGTCTATCTTCAATCCAAACATCAACATAAATTTCCATAGAAGATTTAAAGGCTCTAGAAACTTTTGCTTCTAAGGTTACTACACTTCCAACAGGAACAGATTTATTAAATGCAACATGATTTACAGAAGCAGTAACTACAATTCTAGAAGAATGACGTCTTGCAGCAATACTACATGCTCTGTCCATTCTTGCTAACAATTCACCCCCAAAAAGATTATCTAGGTAATTTGTATCTCCAGGTAAAACTAAATCTGTAAGTATTGTTAAAGATTCTCTAGGCGTTTTTGCTTCCATTTTAAAAATTTCTGCAAAGATAAGGATAGCCCTTAAATAAACGTTATTTTTTTACTAATAACCAAGCGTCTTTGCATACAGAATCTTGAATTTTATAAAGTTCATTTATGGCTTCGTTTCTATCAGCAAAACTATTAAAAACTACTTCTGTTAAGCCCCATTTATTTACGCCAATAATTCTAGCTTCATACCCTTCTTTTTGAAGTTGCTTTACCTTTTTTTCTGCATTTGCAGGAAATTGAAATGCACCAGCTACAATATGAAATTGTTTTGCCTTTTCTTTTATAGCATTTAATTCAATAGTTGGTAAAGGATTTGTAATGGTAAACGTAGCAGATTGAATCTTTTTTTCTAATGCCTTTTCTTGAGAAGCTAAAATAGTATTTTGCTTATTTTGTTGATAAAGGTTATTTCCAACAAAACCTAATGTTAATAAAATAGCAGCTGTTGCAGCATACTTTAAAAGTGTAGGTAAAACTTTATTATTTGCTGTATTGGTAACAGTCACTAAAGGTTTTACAATTGCTTGTTTTCTTTCAATTTCTGACGTAACAACAGTAGCCAATCCAAAAGATTCAGCCAAATAGTTTACTTCAGTATTTGGTTCAAAAATTATCTGCTGATTCTCATTTAACCTTAATGTACCAACTTGTGCTAATTCTATTGCATCTTTTTGTAATTGAACCTTCCAATTATTTACTACTGTAGCTAAAGTTTTATTTGCATCTTCAAAAGACATACCTTCTACAGAAGCTATATAATTTGCCAATAAACCATCATTCTCTTTTAAATTGTTATTAAAAGCAATTTGTTTGAATGGTGGTAAGAAATTAGAAGTATGTGAATTATATGTAGCACTCATTCTGTTGGTAATGAAACCACCAAAATTAGGTACAATTACACAGTCATATCTATAAAGTAAGTCTTTGATGTAGTTGGCTAAAATCATATAAACAAATATATAAATTCTACTGAGTTTTAAGAATTAGAGCTGCAAATTTTATCAACAATTATTTTATATATTGGTTCTCAAATTGTTATTGATGAAAGATGAAAAATTACTTGCGGTTTTGCGCTTGCAAAAAAGTAAGGCAATAGGAGATATTCTCTCTAAAAAGTTAATTGCAACTACTGGAGATGTAGAAAAAATATTCGCAGAAAAACCCTCTACTTTAGAAAAAATAAACGGAATTGGTACACATGCTCTAAAGCATTTACTAGATAAAAAGAACTTAATTGCTGCAGAGAATGAACTTAAGTATATAAGAGAAAATAATATTGCTTACACCTATTTTTTAGAAGATGATTATCCTAAGAATTTAACGAATTGTATTGATAGTCCTATTTTAATATTTAAAGATGGTAATATCGATTTTTCTAATAATTCTAAATTTATTTCTATTGTTGGTACTCGAAATATGAGTTCTTATGGAAGTCAGTTTTGCAATCAAATCATTAAAGATTTAAAAGAATATAACCCCGTAATTATTAGCGGTTTTGCTTATGGTGTAGATATTTGTGCTCATAAAGCAGCAATAGATAATGATTTACAGACCATTGCTGTTTTAGCTCATGGTTTTGAGCAGATTTATCCTAAAGTTCATAAAAAATACATTCATCAAGTAAATGAAAAGGGTGGATTTTTAACCGAATTTTGGAGCGAAGAACAACCTTTACGTGAAAACTTTTTAAGGCGAAATAGAATAGTAGCAGGCATTTCTAAAGCTACTATTATAATTGAATCTGCAGAAAAAGGTGGCTCTTTAGTAACAGCAGATATTGCCAATTCTTACAATAGAGATATTTTTGCATTACCAGGCAGAGCAACTGATGTGTATAGTAAAGGATGCAATAATTTAATTAAAAATAATAAAGCAAATTTACTTACTTCTGCAGAAGATATTGTTAAAATGTTAAACTGGGATTTATCATCAACAGAAACAAAACCCATTCAAAAACAACTATTTGTTGATTTAAATGAAAACGAACAAAAAATATACGATTTGCTTTTTGAAAAAGGTCAGAAACTATTAGATGTTATTGCTCTTGAATGTAATATTCCTATTTTTCAAATATCATCTATTCTATTACAGATGGAATTAAAAGGTGTGTTAAGGCCTTTACCAGGCAAAATGTTCGAAATTATTTAAACATTATCTGTATTTTTGAGCTCAATCAATAATTTAAGATGGCAGTAGAGAAGAGGTTGATGTCTAAGAAAAAGCCAGCATTTCCTGTAAATGAAATGCTGAATGCCTATTTAAAAAATTATAAAAGAGATATTAAAATCTCTATTTACTACGAAGATTTATTGCGCTTTCAAGGTTCTGTAACTGTGTATGACAAGAATGATGAAGACACACTTTGGATTCGAACTTATTATTCTGATTCTGATAGAGCAGAAATTGATATGAGTCTAAAAAAAGTTTACACTATGTTACATTCTGATGGTAATGAAGAAACCATTCCGTTTTTAAATGTAGATGCTGTAGACTATTGTACGTTTGGTAATTCGAAACCTTTTCGTATTAAAATTAGAAACATTCTTAATGATAACTTTACCTATTTTTATGTAAAAAAAGCAGATGCTTCACGAATTTACGGCTTAGAATTAGAGCATATTTTATCTCCCTACAGTATGAACTTTTTAGTACATGGAAATACACTTATAGAAGAACATATTGCAGGTATTCCTGGAGATGATTTTATTAGAGATATTTTACCAACGTGTACAGAATCTGAAAAATCGCAAATTGCCAAAGAGTTTGTGAAATTTAAAGAACGTTGTTTGGTAAGGCTTTTAGGAGATATGCGATCTTACAATTACGTAATTACACCTACGCACGATTTTGATCATATTATTTATAAAATTAGAGCTATTGATTTTGATCAGCAGTCTTTTGAAGGGAATTTAAAAGTGTATAATCTGCAGTTCATGAAAGAGAATTTTAAAATGGTAGAAATGGTAAGTAAGAAATTGCAAAACGATTCTATTAGGCAATATAAAATTGAAGAAAGATCTTATATGGCTAAAAGGATGATTACCACACCTAGAAGAACTTTAAGGCTGATAAAATGTATGAAAAATGATTCTATTTCATATCCAGAGAATGTAACTCTTCTTAAAAAACATTTAATACAATATGTTGGAGATGTAAAGTTTAAAGATTGTACAAATATGGGTGAAATTTTAGAAACTATTTTAGCTTTTGTTAAGCGTAATTACTTGGATATAAGTACAAAATAAATAAAGCACAAACCAAGGTCTGTGCTTTAAAACATTTGAAGTTTTATAGGTTTTAAAAAGCTCCAATAAAATGACTTCCTTCAACATTTACTAATTCAGCTCCCTTTGTAACTGCACCAGTTTCTGTGTTGATAACATATATGTTTCCATTTTGGCCAACAGGAGCTTGGGTTACATAAACCTCATTACCATCGATAACAAAACCTTGATATTGAAATAAATAAAAATCAACATCATAAGGTATAGCCGTAATTTTTTGAGCAGTTTTTGCATTTAAATCGGCTAAAGCAAAGTAACCTTGAGCACCAGCAATACCATCTGCAGAATCATTATGTCTGTATGCAATTACTGCTTTACCATCTTCAGTTGGTCTCCAAGCCAAAATATATGCCCCTTCAATACCTAAAGCATCATCTAAATTAAAATCATAAGTATTATCATATTCATTGTTTGCATCAATCTTTAAAATATGAGAACCTTCAGGATCATTTTGATTAGCTTGATACACACTAACATTATATTCAAAAGCATTAATACTTCTGTAGCCATTGGTGTCTCCAAAACCAACTGTTGATGTAATAATAGTAGGGTTAAGTAATGAAGGGTAATCTAAGACAATTGTTTTTGAACCTAGTATTTCATAATCATTTTCTCTTTCTGCTGTTGCAGGATCTACTTTACTTAAACGTGCACCAATATATAATTTGTTACCTGCTGCATTTAAAGTTGGCATATCTATTCTAGAAATATAATAACCCAAAGCTTCTTCTTCTGCAGATAAAGGTATACTAGCTTCTTGAAAGTTTTTAATTATAGAATTCTCTAGGTCTAATGTAACAATTCCCATTGTTGCTTCTGTTCTTAAATATACATCATCAGTATCGTCATTTGGTGTTCCTTTGTCATCAAATTGATTTTCAGTTGAAACGTAAACTGCAGCACCAGTTTTATCTCCATCAAACAATTTAATCCATCTAGGAGCAGTTCCTACATAAGGAGCTATGCTTACTTCAGAACCAGTTGGAGCAAAATCCTGACCACCATTTACAGTGTATTTAGTGTAATTTCCTCCTGTATCACCTGCGTAACTAATGTTAAAAATAGTTGATCCATCCTCTGATGATTGTAGTCTTGCAGTTCTGTTAGAGGGTACAATAAATCCGTTATCAAAAGGAGCTACAGTTTTTGTGGGGTCTTTGGCATCTGAGGCACTTACAGCATAAATTAAAGTACCACCATTTCCATCTCCAGGATTATCTCCCATTTTTGCAGCAGCAATGGTAATCCATCTACCATCTTCTACAGGATCTGTTTCTGGATCTAAGCTTTCATTTACCTCATTATTACATGATAGTAAAACACCTGTTAACAGGGGTATTGATACTAGTGTTCTAAGATTTAAAAAATTACGTCTCATTTTTAGTTGTATTTAAAGTTTATTTATTGAATAATTAAGTTTGAGGTAAAAAGCTCTACCTGGTTTTTGAACCGATAAATTGTCGTAAACAGGTTTGTCTAAAATATTTTTTATGTCGAAACTCATTACGAGTTTTTGATTCGGAAAAGCGTAGCTTAAACCTAAGTCTTGTGCAAGTTGCTGAGGTATTTTAAAAAAATCGTCACCTACTGTATTTGAGCCTTGAGGAACCAAGTACGAAAATTGATCTGTAAAGTATATGTTGTAAAAAAGGTTTAGTCTTGCTTTTTTGCGAATGACATCTTTAAATGAATAGCGTAAGCTACCATTCATAGTAAAAAAAGGAGTATTGGGCACATCTATTTCTACACCATTGTTAATCAGTTTTAAATCGAAACGAGATATATTAAAATTTAAACCAAAGTTGTTTTTATAATTGTAGTTTAATTGTGCATCAAAACCCTTAGATGTTCCACTACCTTGATTTACATAAACAATTAATTCATCATTAATATTGGTTGAGTTTTCTATGGGTAGGCCAATTCTATCTTTTAAATTTCTAGTAAATAAATTGGTAGATAGGGTGAAATTGTGATTGTTAAAATGGAAGGTTCCTAACCTGAAACCTAAGTTAAAATTATTACTTTGTTCTGGATTTATACTTGGGTTTGCAACCACATTATCTCCATCATTACCAAAAACCTCAGTTTCATTTGGCAAACGAATGGCTTTCTCTGCAGAGGCCAGTAAAGTAATTTTTGGATGAACTGTATAAGAAATTGCAAAACCATAACCATTAAGAGTTTTGTTGCTGCTTATAATTTCATCTATAATTTTATCATTGCCATTTTCATCTTCTGCAATTGCAGGATCTAGGTTTACTGTGTTCTGTTGATAATGTTTACCAAATAAATTGGCTTTAAGTCTATTTTTGAATGCATTGATTTCATAGGTAATTGAATAAATATTTTTTCTTAATTCTCTTGACCCTATAAATGTGTTTTCTAATACAGATCTTAAGGCATCACTATCTTGCCTATCAATTCCACTATACAAATGGTTAGCCAAAACTTTATGGTTTTTATCAAATGTGTAAGAAATTCCTGTTCGAAAAGAAGCAACATCTCTATTTATTTTAGCCAAAGTTGGTCCTCCTTCTTGTTGAGATCCCCAAGAATATTCAAATTCATTTCCTCTAAAATCTATAGCTCTATTGCCATTCCAGCTATAGGCAGCAGCAACAGTGTCGTTAAGCATTCTATTTCGCTTACCATATAAACCATGAATGTTTATCTCTAAACCTCTAGTAAGAAAATTTTTCTTTTGATAGGTTATGTTGGCGAGTATTGCATCAG contains the following coding sequences:
- a CDS encoding mechanosensitive ion channel domain-containing protein, which translates into the protein MLEYLNHFKIIESLIIIVVGSIIRIMITNSLKKIRVKFGFQKTRVLIVNRIITFLVYAAVIVLIAFIWGVDEKQLMVYVSSFLTILGIAFFAQWSILSNITAGLILYINYPVKIGDTITILEKDNNITGIINDIGAFFITLTVENGDLITLPNTVILQKNIRFKPHK
- a CDS encoding acyl-CoA thioesterase; translation: MEAKTPRESLTILTDLVLPGDTNYLDNLFGGELLARMDRACSIAARRHSSRIVVTASVNHVAFNKSVPVGSVVTLEAKVSRAFKSSMEIYVDVWIEDRQSGMRTKVNEGIYTFVAVDETGKPVQIPQIVPETELEKIRFDGALRRKQLSLVLAGKMKPDEATELKALFKS
- a CDS encoding SPOR domain-containing protein; the protein is MILANYIKDLLYRYDCVIVPNFGGFITNRMSATYNSHTSNFLPPFKQIAFNNNLKENDGLLANYIASVEGMSFEDANKTLATVVNNWKVQLQKDAIELAQVGTLRLNENQQIIFEPNTEVNYLAESFGLATVVTSEIERKQAIVKPLVTVTNTANNKVLPTLLKYAATAAILLTLGFVGNNLYQQNKQNTILASQEKALEKKIQSATFTITNPLPTIELNAIKEKAKQFHIVAGAFQFPANAEKKVKQLQKEGYEARIIGVNKWGLTEVVFNSFADRNEAINELYKIQDSVCKDAWLLVKK
- the dprA gene encoding DNA-processing protein DprA → MKDEKLLAVLRLQKSKAIGDILSKKLIATTGDVEKIFAEKPSTLEKINGIGTHALKHLLDKKNLIAAENELKYIRENNIAYTYFLEDDYPKNLTNCIDSPILIFKDGNIDFSNNSKFISIVGTRNMSSYGSQFCNQIIKDLKEYNPVIISGFAYGVDICAHKAAIDNDLQTIAVLAHGFEQIYPKVHKKYIHQVNEKGGFLTEFWSEEQPLRENFLRRNRIVAGISKATIIIESAEKGGSLVTADIANSYNRDIFALPGRATDVYSKGCNNLIKNNKANLLTSAEDIVKMLNWDLSSTETKPIQKQLFVDLNENEQKIYDLLFEKGQKLLDVIALECNIPIFQISSILLQMELKGVLRPLPGKMFEII
- a CDS encoding TonB-dependent receptor plug domain-containing protein, yielding MKFLNTGIFLLISCSILAQKGGIYGKVKFDNNDPVIDAYLILTSKNYIRETSTDFNGSFSFKNIPFGTYEIQIRSLNSQPKNISVQLNTKRKEIDVVLDYFENQLDEVLVTTKSKKTKTETKGFSVNVIETKESSLRNIQTNELLNTTVGVKIRQNGGLGSEVNYSLNGLAGNAVRIFIDGIPISVYGSSFNLNSIPPSMIKNIEVYKGVVPGHLADDALGGAINIVLHKNAKSNLNGSISYGSFNTLQTSANGLYRFKKSGITFKTSLFHNYSDNNYKVSGRSVVVTGIGGAQTPIVSKRFNDAYSSTGGMIQAGYTDVKWADQFFIGVTGSEDYKEVQHGAFMTITPYKGRFFESDAILANITYQKKNFLTRGLEINIHGLYGKRNRMLNDTVAAAYSWNGNRAIDFRGNEFEYSWGSQQEGGPTLAKINRDVASFRTGISYTFDKNHKVLANHLYSGIDRQDSDALRSVLENTFIGSRELRKNIYSITYEINAFKNRLKANLFGKHYQQNTVNLDPAIAEDENGNDKIIDEIISSNKTLNGYGFAISYTVHPKITLLASAEKAIRLPNETEVFGNDGDNVVANPSINPEQSNNFNLGFRLGTFHFNNHNFTLSTNLFTRNLKDRIGLPIENSTNINDELIVYVNQGSGTSKGFDAQLNYNYKNNFGLNFNISRFDLKLINNGVEIDVPNTPFFTMNGSLRYSFKDVIRKKARLNLFYNIYFTDQFSYLVPQGSNTVGDDFFKIPQQLAQDLGLSYAFPNQKLVMSFDIKNILDKPVYDNLSVQKPGRAFYLKLNYSINKL